A window from Cellulomonas sp. C5510 encodes these proteins:
- a CDS encoding ATP-binding protein, whose amino-acid sequence MAQHGDGPRGPVDAGLEASRPPDHFAPVRSWSLDSATDLSRVRRELLSEVTTRNAAPQRSLGRVPENMVLVASELATNALEHGLPPTVLSLLTDGADYLLDVCDADLHSVPVLAGERPVGAGGFGLLIARRLSQSVGWYTTDSSKHVWAVFPAQG is encoded by the coding sequence GTGGCGCAGCACGGCGACGGTCCCCGCGGGCCGGTGGACGCGGGGCTCGAGGCGTCGCGCCCCCCGGACCACTTCGCGCCGGTCCGGTCGTGGTCGCTCGACTCGGCCACGGACCTGTCCCGGGTGCGTCGCGAGCTGCTGTCCGAGGTCACCACCCGGAACGCCGCACCGCAGCGCTCGCTGGGCCGTGTGCCCGAGAACATGGTGCTCGTCGCCTCCGAGCTGGCCACGAACGCGCTCGAGCACGGCCTGCCGCCCACCGTCCTGTCGCTGCTGACCGACGGCGCGGACTACCTGCTGGACGTGTGCGACGCGGACCTGCACTCGGTGCCGGTGCTCGCGGGCGAGCGTCCGGTGGGCGCCGGCGGTTTCGGGCTGCTGATCGCGCGCCGGCTGTCGCAGTCCGTCGGGTGGTACACCACCGACTCCTCCAAGCACGTGTGGGCGGTCTTCCCCGCCCAGGGCTGA
- the ppk2 gene encoding polyphosphate kinase 2 — MTPKVPKAVYEAELFRLQSELVTLQEWVRATGARVVVVFEGRDAAGKGGTIKRITEYLSPRVARIAALPAPTERERGQWYFQRYIAHLPARGEIVLFDRSWYNRAGVETVMGFCTPQERARFLQQTPGFEQMLIDDGILLRKYWFSVSDAEQLRRFRSRRNDPVRRWKLSPMDLESIARWEEYSRAKDAMFAHTDLPTSPWYVVESDLKRNARLNMIAHLLSTIPYREVPHDPVVLPERPAASEEYVRPPRELSTYVPDHSATLVGDPEA; from the coding sequence ATGACGCCGAAGGTGCCCAAGGCCGTGTACGAGGCGGAGCTGTTCCGGCTCCAGTCGGAGCTCGTGACGCTCCAGGAGTGGGTGCGCGCCACCGGCGCCCGCGTGGTGGTCGTGTTCGAGGGCCGCGACGCCGCCGGCAAGGGCGGCACCATCAAGCGCATCACCGAGTACCTCAGCCCCCGCGTCGCGCGCATCGCCGCACTGCCCGCGCCCACGGAGCGGGAGCGCGGCCAGTGGTACTTCCAGCGCTACATCGCGCACCTGCCGGCGCGCGGCGAGATCGTCCTGTTCGACCGGTCCTGGTACAACCGCGCCGGCGTCGAGACGGTGATGGGGTTCTGCACCCCGCAGGAGCGTGCGCGGTTCCTGCAGCAGACGCCCGGGTTCGAGCAGATGCTCATCGACGACGGCATCCTGCTGCGCAAGTACTGGTTCTCGGTGTCGGACGCCGAGCAGCTGCGGCGCTTCCGGTCCCGGCGCAACGACCCGGTGCGCCGGTGGAAGCTCAGCCCGATGGACCTGGAGTCGATCGCGCGCTGGGAGGAGTACTCCCGGGCCAAGGACGCGATGTTCGCGCACACCGACCTGCCGACCAGCCCCTGGTACGTCGTGGAGTCGGACCTGAAGCGCAACGCGCGGCTCAACATGATCGCGCACCTGCTGTCGACCATCCCGTACCGCGAGGTGCCGCACGACCCGGTGGTGCTGCCCGAGCGGCCGGCGGCCTCCGAGGAGTACGTCCGCCCGCCGCGGGAGCTGTCGACGTACGTCCCCGACCACAGCGCGACGCTGGTCGGCGACCCGGAGGCGTGA
- a CDS encoding restriction endonuclease fold toxin-2 domain-containing protein: MIGAATLATSADPRALVPTDPEALDGSAAEVDGRRRVLAGASADTAGAACDRWHGAASEAWATHRTRLVEVLDTVAGATDVAGGVLRQHAAVVRWAHARAEVAVALWAQGEDLSAAWRRRADVAAPVLGAPSSPWFATGASRWRPRVADVDPGTSHRALAEQVLASARAEVVASEAAAAGVLDGLSAGVPDGGLHPGDFLRGVADWLTSTAGALWRYGSLRAVVDGPGWASSWAELGTSTIDLYHAAGQDPVGTGQALLDTDGLAHHPGRWWGGHAPDLATSLVTGGSAAGVAGAARMARYLQDIADGVDRVAAGERWLDALRAAGDVRAVTRVEGWADYQRTWAGPEEFRLRSGDTRIWADGVHIDPDAVVAVEAKLVERPGASMWEGSVPDFLRDDLLAGFDDEVERYAAVIRGGDNPVERLRIVTSTPEAAEHLLARARSLVGEGLDVEVVVRP; encoded by the coding sequence GTGATCGGCGCCGCGACGCTCGCGACGTCCGCCGACCCGCGGGCGCTCGTCCCGACCGACCCCGAGGCGCTCGACGGCTCGGCGGCGGAGGTCGACGGACGGCGGCGCGTGCTCGCGGGCGCGTCGGCGGACACCGCCGGCGCCGCGTGCGACCGCTGGCACGGCGCCGCGTCCGAGGCCTGGGCCACGCACCGCACCCGCCTGGTCGAGGTGCTCGACACGGTCGCCGGCGCCACCGACGTCGCGGGCGGCGTCCTGCGGCAGCACGCCGCGGTGGTCCGGTGGGCGCACGCCCGCGCCGAGGTCGCCGTCGCCCTGTGGGCGCAGGGCGAGGACCTGAGCGCGGCGTGGCGCCGGCGGGCCGACGTGGCCGCCCCGGTGCTCGGCGCGCCGTCGTCCCCGTGGTTCGCCACGGGCGCGTCCCGCTGGCGGCCCCGCGTCGCCGACGTCGACCCCGGGACGTCGCACCGGGCGCTCGCCGAGCAGGTGCTCGCCTCCGCCCGTGCGGAGGTCGTCGCGTCGGAGGCCGCCGCGGCCGGCGTGCTCGACGGGCTCTCCGCAGGCGTCCCCGACGGCGGCCTCCACCCCGGCGACTTCCTGCGCGGCGTCGCCGACTGGCTGACCTCCACCGCCGGCGCGCTGTGGCGGTACGGGTCGCTGCGCGCGGTCGTCGACGGTCCCGGCTGGGCGTCGTCCTGGGCGGAGCTCGGCACCTCCACGATCGACCTCTACCACGCGGCCGGCCAGGACCCGGTCGGCACCGGCCAGGCGCTGCTCGACACCGACGGGCTCGCCCACCACCCCGGCCGGTGGTGGGGCGGCCACGCGCCGGACCTCGCGACGAGCCTGGTCACGGGCGGGTCGGCCGCCGGCGTCGCTGGTGCCGCGCGGATGGCGCGGTACCTCCAGGACATCGCCGACGGCGTGGACCGCGTCGCCGCCGGGGAGCGCTGGCTGGACGCGCTGCGGGCCGCCGGTGACGTCCGTGCGGTCACCCGCGTCGAGGGGTGGGCCGACTACCAGCGGACCTGGGCCGGACCGGAGGAGTTCCGCCTCCGGAGCGGCGACACGAGGATCTGGGCGGACGGTGTGCACATCGATCCGGACGCGGTCGTGGCGGTCGAGGCGAAGCTCGTCGAGCGGCCGGGCGCCTCGATGTGGGAGGGGAGCGTCCCGGACTTCCTCCGCGACGACCTGCTCGCGGGGTTCGACGACGAGGTGGAGCGGTACGCCGCCGTGATCCGGGGAGGCGACAACCCGGTCGAGCGGCTGCGGATCGTGACGTCGACCCCGGAGGCGGCCGAGCACCTGCTCGCGCGCGCCCGGTCGCTGGTCGGGGAGGGCCTGGACGTGGAGGTGGTGGTGCGCCCGTGA
- a CDS encoding APC family permease, translated as MAQTTRVPEADQPGLRRTIGRTVLLLFVVGDILGAGIYALTGTVAEHVGGAIWLPFLLAFALATLTATAYAELVARYPKAAGAALYANRAFRRPFLTFLVAFAVMMSGITSASAAARAFGGDYLSELLPFGVPTLVAAWVFLGLITVVNVLGVSESVRVNVVLTLVEASGLLVIIGIGVWALAHGDGDPSRALDLHTDGPAWMGVLGGTALAFYALLGFEDSVNLAEEARHPRRDFPRALFGGLAAAGAIYLAVAFTASMLVETDVLVGSTGPLLEVVRVAGLAFPPWLFALIALLAVMNTALINMMMASRLVYGMSREGIVPAAFGRVHSRRRTPVVAIAFTVVLALTLTATGDLGGLADTTVLLLLLVFAVVNVAVLVLRRRPADDDETGTVDGDRERSFRAPTWAPVVGAVVSLVLASPLTGREGAVYLRAAVLLGIGVVLYVVNRWLTGGTDATADEDVTAATG; from the coding sequence ATGGCGCAGACCACACGGGTGCCCGAGGCCGACCAGCCGGGGCTGCGGCGCACGATCGGCCGCACGGTGCTGCTGCTGTTCGTGGTCGGGGACATCCTCGGCGCCGGCATCTACGCGCTGACGGGCACGGTCGCGGAGCACGTCGGCGGGGCGATCTGGCTGCCGTTCCTGCTGGCGTTCGCCCTGGCGACGCTCACGGCGACCGCGTACGCGGAGCTCGTCGCGCGCTACCCGAAGGCCGCCGGTGCGGCGCTCTACGCGAACCGCGCCTTCCGGCGGCCGTTCCTGACGTTCCTCGTGGCGTTCGCCGTGATGATGTCGGGGATCACCAGCGCCTCCGCGGCGGCGCGGGCGTTCGGTGGCGACTACCTGAGCGAGCTGCTGCCGTTCGGGGTGCCGACCCTCGTGGCCGCGTGGGTGTTCCTCGGGCTCATCACGGTCGTCAACGTGCTCGGGGTCTCCGAGTCGGTGCGCGTCAACGTGGTGCTCACGCTGGTCGAGGCGAGCGGGCTGCTCGTCATCATCGGCATCGGCGTCTGGGCGCTCGCGCACGGCGACGGCGACCCGTCGCGCGCCCTCGACCTGCACACCGACGGCCCGGCGTGGATGGGCGTGCTCGGCGGCACAGCGCTGGCGTTCTACGCGCTGCTCGGGTTCGAGGACTCGGTGAACCTGGCGGAGGAGGCGCGGCACCCGCGGCGCGACTTCCCGCGGGCGCTGTTCGGCGGGCTCGCGGCGGCCGGGGCCATCTACCTCGCGGTGGCGTTCACGGCGTCGATGCTGGTGGAGACGGACGTGCTGGTCGGCTCCACCGGGCCGCTGCTCGAGGTGGTGCGCGTGGCCGGGCTGGCGTTCCCGCCGTGGCTGTTCGCCCTCATCGCGCTGCTCGCCGTCATGAACACCGCGCTGATCAACATGATGATGGCGTCCCGCCTCGTGTACGGGATGTCCCGTGAGGGGATCGTCCCCGCCGCGTTCGGCCGCGTGCACTCCCGGCGCCGCACCCCCGTGGTCGCGATCGCGTTCACCGTCGTGCTCGCGCTGACGCTCACCGCGACCGGCGACCTCGGCGGCCTGGCCGACACCACCGTCCTGCTGCTGCTGCTCGTGTTCGCGGTGGTCAACGTCGCCGTGCTCGTCCTGCGCCGCCGGCCCGCGGACGACGACGAGACCGGCACGGTGGACGGCGACCGCGAGCGCTCGTTCCGCGCGCCGACGTGGGCGCCCGTCGTCGGGGCGGTCGTGTCGCTGGTGCTGGCGTCGCCGCTGACGGGCCGCGAGGGGGCGGTGTACCTGCGGGCCGCCGTGCTGCTGGGGATCGGCGTGGTGCTGTACGTCGTCAACCGGTGGCTGACGGGCGGGACCGACGCGACCGCGGACGAGGACGTCACCGCCGCGACGGGCTGA
- a CDS encoding YtxH domain-containing protein: MKGKLAFVLGAGIGYVVGTRAGRAQFEKIKGWASDAWHDPRVQSTVDDLESSAARFAKDQGGALKDKAVDAVKSAVSRGSDDGTSTEPWSPGAAGSDRA, from the coding sequence ATGAAGGGCAAGCTCGCATTCGTCCTCGGCGCCGGCATCGGCTACGTCGTCGGCACCCGCGCCGGCCGCGCGCAGTTCGAGAAGATCAAGGGCTGGGCGTCCGACGCGTGGCACGACCCGCGCGTGCAGTCGACGGTCGACGACCTGGAGTCGTCGGCGGCGCGGTTCGCGAAGGACCAGGGCGGGGCGCTCAAGGACAAGGCGGTCGACGCCGTGAAGAGCGCGGTGTCCCGCGGCTCGGACGACGGCACGTCCACCGAGCCGTGGAGCCCGGGGGCGGCGGGGTCCGACCGGGCCTGA
- a CDS encoding FadR/GntR family transcriptional regulator: MPAAVLHSTVLDALGRRITAGELRTGDVLTLQELGAEFGVSRTVAREVMRMLEGLGLVRSSRRVGLVVLGIESWNVLDPRVIAWRLEGPGRLAQLRTLTELRHAVEPLAAAGAARYAPVEVRTELMDIARRMRALGEAGEATQAEFLALDIRMHQLLLRASGNELFGALSELVTAVLSGRTALGLMPASPVPAALDGHEAVARAVALGDPVAAQRAMAGIVDEVQASLPDDAGAAAS, from the coding sequence GTGCCCGCCGCCGTCCTCCACAGCACCGTCCTCGACGCGCTGGGGCGCCGCATCACCGCCGGTGAGCTGCGCACCGGGGACGTCCTGACGCTGCAGGAGCTGGGCGCCGAGTTCGGGGTGTCCCGCACCGTCGCGCGCGAGGTCATGCGCATGCTCGAGGGGCTCGGCCTGGTGCGCTCCAGCCGGCGCGTCGGCCTGGTCGTGCTGGGCATCGAGAGCTGGAACGTGCTCGACCCCCGGGTCATCGCGTGGCGGCTCGAGGGACCCGGCCGGCTCGCCCAGCTGCGGACCCTGACCGAGCTGCGGCACGCCGTCGAGCCGCTGGCCGCCGCCGGCGCGGCACGCTACGCCCCCGTCGAGGTCCGCACGGAGCTCATGGACATCGCGCGGCGGATGCGGGCGCTCGGCGAGGCCGGCGAGGCCACGCAGGCGGAGTTCCTCGCGCTCGACATCCGGATGCACCAGCTGCTGCTGCGCGCGAGCGGCAACGAGCTGTTCGGGGCACTGTCCGAGCTCGTCACGGCCGTGCTGTCCGGCCGCACGGCCCTCGGGCTGATGCCCGCCTCGCCCGTGCCGGCCGCGCTCGACGGGCACGAGGCGGTCGCGCGCGCCGTCGCGCTCGGCGACCCGGTGGCGGCGCAGCGCGCGATGGCCGGCATCGTCGACGAGGTGCAGGCGTCCCTGCCGGACGACGCCGGCGCGGCCGCGTCCTGA
- a CDS encoding gluconokinase has protein sequence MGVAGSGKTTVAALLAGRMGAAFAEGDDFHSPANVEKMSAGTPLTDDDRWPWLGGIRDWLAERAAAGESAVVPCSALRRAYRDRLREAGPVRFVHLTGSRELLSERIQGRAGHFMKPEMLVSQLATLEPLADDEDGFAVGIDGKPAALVDEILRRLGR, from the coding sequence ATGGGCGTCGCCGGCTCCGGCAAGACCACTGTCGCAGCACTCCTCGCCGGCCGCATGGGGGCCGCGTTCGCCGAGGGCGACGACTTCCACTCCCCGGCCAACGTCGAGAAGATGTCGGCCGGCACCCCCCTCACCGACGACGACCGCTGGCCGTGGCTCGGCGGCATCCGGGACTGGCTCGCCGAGCGCGCCGCCGCCGGCGAGAGCGCCGTCGTCCCGTGCAGCGCGCTGCGTCGCGCCTACCGGGACCGGCTGCGCGAGGCGGGCCCGGTGCGCTTCGTCCACCTCACGGGCAGCCGCGAGCTGCTGTCCGAGCGCATCCAGGGGCGCGCCGGGCACTTCATGAAGCCCGAGATGCTCGTCTCCCAGCTCGCGACCCTCGAGCCGCTGGCCGACGACGAGGACGGGTTCGCCGTCGGCATCGACGGCAAGCCCGCCGCGCTGGTCGACGAGATCCTCCGGCGCCTCGGTCGCTGA
- a CDS encoding GntP family permease, whose protein sequence is MTPEGWTQTLTAGPLLGIAAGAIAVLLLLIIWLRMHAFVALILVSLLTALATGIPVGDVVPVMTSGFGSTLAGVALLVALGAMLGRLVETSGGAQVLADFLIGKFGEKRAPFALGLASLIFGFPIFFDAGLVVMLPIVFAVARRLGGSLLLYGLPVAGAFSVMHVFVPPHPGPVAATELLGASVGTVLAIGVLIAIPTWYVTAYLYGVFMGRRISLPIPSILGEADEEATANPPSFGTVVSLLLLPLVLIFANTGLDALRAAGAVDGDAVWVQAFRTLGQTPVALLITVLVATYVLGRRRGRSGTVLEKVLDSALGPVASVILITGAGGMFGGVLRSSGIGDALADVLGDLGVPVILAGFLIATVLRVAQGSATVALTTAAGLIAPAVAAGGYNAVELATIVIAVAAGSVVLSHVNDSGFWLVGRFFDMDVKTTFKTWTVMETLIGVMGFGLAAVIFAIA, encoded by the coding sequence ATGACGCCTGAGGGCTGGACCCAGACCCTGACCGCCGGGCCGTTGCTCGGCATCGCGGCCGGCGCGATCGCCGTGCTGCTGCTGCTCATCATCTGGCTGCGGATGCACGCGTTCGTCGCGCTGATCCTCGTCAGCCTGCTCACCGCGCTCGCCACCGGCATCCCCGTCGGGGACGTCGTGCCCGTCATGACGTCCGGCTTCGGCTCCACCCTCGCCGGGGTCGCCCTCCTCGTCGCGCTCGGCGCCATGCTCGGGCGGCTCGTCGAGACGTCGGGCGGCGCCCAGGTGCTCGCCGACTTCCTCATCGGGAAGTTCGGGGAGAAGCGGGCGCCGTTCGCGCTCGGCCTCGCGTCGCTGATCTTCGGCTTCCCGATCTTCTTCGACGCCGGCCTCGTCGTGATGCTGCCGATCGTGTTCGCCGTGGCGCGCCGCCTCGGCGGGTCGCTGCTGCTGTACGGGCTGCCGGTCGCCGGTGCGTTCTCGGTCATGCACGTGTTCGTGCCGCCGCACCCCGGGCCGGTCGCGGCCACCGAGCTGCTCGGCGCGAGCGTCGGCACCGTGCTGGCCATCGGCGTCCTCATCGCGATCCCCACCTGGTACGTGACCGCGTACCTGTACGGGGTGTTCATGGGCCGCCGCATCTCGCTGCCGATCCCGTCGATCCTGGGCGAGGCCGACGAGGAGGCCACGGCCAACCCGCCGTCGTTCGGCACGGTCGTCTCGCTGCTCCTGCTGCCGCTCGTGCTGATCTTCGCCAACACCGGCCTCGACGCCCTGCGCGCCGCCGGCGCGGTGGACGGCGACGCCGTGTGGGTGCAGGCGTTCCGCACGCTCGGCCAGACCCCGGTGGCGCTGCTCATCACTGTGCTCGTCGCCACGTACGTCCTGGGCCGCCGCCGCGGCCGCTCGGGCACCGTGCTCGAGAAGGTGCTCGACTCCGCCCTCGGCCCCGTCGCCTCGGTCATCCTCATCACCGGCGCCGGCGGCATGTTCGGCGGGGTGCTGCGGTCCTCCGGCATCGGCGACGCGCTCGCGGACGTGCTGGGCGACCTGGGCGTCCCGGTGATCCTCGCCGGGTTCCTCATCGCCACGGTGCTGCGCGTGGCGCAGGGCTCGGCCACGGTCGCCCTGACCACCGCCGCGGGCCTGATCGCGCCGGCGGTCGCCGCGGGCGGGTACAACGCGGTGGAGCTGGCGACCATCGTCATCGCCGTCGCGGCCGGGTCCGTGGTCCTCAGCCACGTGAACGACTCCGGGTTCTGGCTGGTCGGGCGGTTCTTCGACATGGACGTGAAGACGACGTTCAAGACGTGGACCGTGATGGAGACCCTCATCGGCGTGATGGGCTTCGGCCTGGCCGCGGTGATCTTCGCGATCGCCTGA
- a CDS encoding cyclopropane-fatty-acyl-phospholipid synthase family protein, with translation MFDLRLFSVRESRLRIHNPLTAQQLADWGAGLDLPPGTRVLDLACGSGELLCTWARDHRVTGLGVDLNPDFLAHARARADELGVADAVRFVEGDASGYVADEPVDVAACVGATWIGGGVPGTLDLLRRSVVPGGMLLVGEPYWRTVPATSELLAACQAGSVTDFLPLPELLASFGEQGYDVVEMVCATEGSWDRYWASQWLTMRRWADAHPGHDLHDEVRRLLATEPQQYAAGVRAHLGWGVFALIAR, from the coding sequence GTGTTCGACCTTCGCCTGTTCTCCGTCCGTGAGTCCCGCCTCCGCATCCACAACCCCCTGACCGCGCAGCAGCTGGCGGACTGGGGTGCCGGGCTGGACCTGCCGCCCGGCACCCGGGTGCTCGACCTGGCCTGCGGGTCCGGCGAGCTGCTGTGCACCTGGGCCCGCGACCACCGCGTCACCGGCCTCGGGGTCGACCTGAACCCGGACTTCCTCGCCCACGCGCGGGCGCGCGCCGACGAGCTCGGCGTGGCCGACGCGGTGCGGTTCGTCGAGGGCGACGCGTCCGGGTACGTGGCCGACGAGCCCGTCGACGTGGCGGCCTGCGTCGGCGCGACGTGGATCGGCGGCGGCGTGCCCGGCACGCTCGACCTGCTGCGCCGCAGCGTCGTGCCCGGCGGGATGCTGCTGGTCGGCGAGCCGTACTGGCGCACCGTCCCCGCCACCTCGGAGCTGCTCGCCGCCTGCCAGGCGGGGTCCGTGACGGACTTCCTGCCGCTGCCGGAGCTGCTCGCCTCGTTCGGGGAGCAGGGCTACGACGTCGTCGAGATGGTCTGCGCGACCGAGGGGTCCTGGGACCGCTACTGGGCGTCGCAGTGGCTCACCATGCGCCGCTGGGCGGACGCCCACCCCGGCCACGACCTGCACGACGAGGTCCGCCGGCTGCTGGCCACCGAGCCGCAGCAGTACGCCGCGGGGGTGCGGGCGCACCTCGGCTGGGGCGTGTTCGCGCTGATCGCGCGGTGA
- a CDS encoding pyruvate dehydrogenase, with translation MARSSTVADQLVAQVVAAGATHVYGIVGDSLNPVVDAIRRAQKDGADIQWVHVRHEEAAAFAAAAEAEITGRLAVCAGSCGPGNLHLINGLYDANRSRVPVLAIASHIPSAQIGTQFFQETHPDRLFVECSVYSEMISSPVQAPRVIRSAIHHAYGAPGVAVLTLPGDVADEEAPAPGPDQLVRPRQPRVVPADVDVAALADAIDGAKKVTILAGAGVRGAHDDVLALADTIAAPVGHSLRGKEHIQYDNPFDVGMTGLLGYGALQAAMDGADLLLMLGTDFPYDQFLPSDVRTAQVDIDPTRLGRRTRTDLAVVGDVGETVRALLPLVGRKTSRRFLDSMLKKHERAMSGVVGAYTKDVEHHTPIHPEYAAVLLDEEAADDAVFTVDTGMGNVWAARYLTPNGRRRVIGSFLHGSMANAVPHAIGAAFAARDGGARQKHVVAIAGDGGLSMLLGELVTLVHYQLPVKIVLFDNATLGMVRLEMLVDGLPSFGTDSPAIDYAAVAQAMGIAAVRVEDPTQIRTALREAFSHDGPALVDLVTDPRALSIPPKITRQQVGGFTAAMSKEILGGGMGEVMAMARSNLRNVPRP, from the coding sequence GTGGCACGCAGCAGCACGGTGGCGGACCAGCTCGTGGCGCAGGTGGTGGCAGCGGGTGCCACGCACGTCTACGGGATCGTGGGCGACAGCCTCAACCCGGTGGTGGACGCGATCCGCCGGGCGCAGAAGGACGGCGCCGACATCCAGTGGGTGCACGTCCGGCACGAGGAGGCGGCAGCGTTCGCCGCGGCGGCCGAGGCGGAGATCACCGGGAGGCTCGCCGTCTGCGCGGGGTCGTGCGGCCCGGGCAACCTGCACCTCATCAACGGCCTGTACGACGCGAACCGCAGCCGCGTGCCGGTCCTGGCGATCGCGTCGCACATCCCGAGCGCGCAGATCGGCACCCAGTTCTTCCAGGAGACGCACCCCGACCGGCTGTTCGTGGAGTGCTCGGTGTACTCCGAGATGATCTCGTCCCCGGTCCAGGCGCCGCGGGTGATCCGCAGCGCCATCCACCACGCCTACGGCGCCCCGGGTGTCGCCGTGCTCACGCTGCCGGGCGACGTCGCCGACGAGGAGGCGCCCGCGCCCGGTCCCGACCAGCTGGTGCGCCCCCGGCAGCCGCGCGTCGTCCCCGCGGACGTCGACGTGGCCGCGCTCGCCGACGCGATCGACGGCGCGAAGAAGGTCACGATCCTGGCGGGGGCCGGCGTGCGCGGCGCCCACGACGACGTGCTGGCGCTCGCGGACACGATCGCGGCCCCGGTCGGCCACAGCCTGCGCGGCAAGGAGCACATCCAGTACGACAACCCGTTCGACGTCGGCATGACCGGGCTGCTCGGCTACGGCGCCCTGCAGGCCGCGATGGACGGTGCCGACCTGCTGCTGATGCTGGGCACCGACTTCCCGTACGACCAGTTCCTGCCGTCGGACGTCCGGACGGCGCAGGTCGACATCGACCCGACGCGCCTCGGCCGGCGCACCCGGACCGACCTGGCGGTGGTCGGCGACGTGGGCGAGACGGTCCGGGCGCTGCTGCCGCTGGTCGGGCGCAAGACGTCGCGGCGGTTCCTCGACTCGATGCTCAAGAAGCACGAGCGGGCGATGTCCGGCGTGGTCGGCGCGTACACGAAGGACGTCGAGCACCACACGCCGATCCACCCGGAGTACGCCGCGGTGCTGCTGGACGAGGAGGCCGCGGACGACGCGGTGTTCACCGTCGACACCGGCATGGGCAACGTGTGGGCCGCGCGGTACCTGACCCCGAACGGCCGCCGCCGCGTCATCGGCTCGTTCCTGCACGGCTCGATGGCGAACGCGGTGCCGCACGCGATCGGCGCGGCGTTCGCGGCGCGGGACGGCGGCGCGCGCCAGAAGCACGTGGTGGCGATCGCCGGGGACGGCGGGCTGTCGATGCTGCTGGGCGAGCTCGTGACGCTCGTGCACTACCAGCTGCCCGTCAAGATCGTCCTGTTCGACAACGCCACGCTCGGCATGGTCCGGCTGGAGATGCTGGTCGACGGCCTGCCGTCGTTCGGCACCGACTCCCCCGCGATCGACTACGCCGCCGTGGCGCAGGCGATGGGGATCGCGGCGGTGCGCGTGGAGGACCCGACGCAGATCCGCACGGCCCTGCGCGAGGCGTTCTCCCACGACGGGCCGGCGCTGGTGGACCTGGTGACGGACCCGCGCGCGCTGTCCATCCCGCCGAAGATCACGCGCCAGCAGGTCGGCGGCTTCACGGCGGCGATGAGCAAGGAGATCCTCGGCGGCGGCATGGGCGAGGTCATGGCGATGGCCCGCTCGAACCTGCGCAACGTGCCCCGGCCCTGA